In a genomic window of Cucurbita pepo subsp. pepo cultivar mu-cu-16 unplaced genomic scaffold, ASM280686v2 Cp4.1_scaffold000425, whole genome shotgun sequence:
- the LOC111785267 gene encoding zinc finger CCCH domain-containing protein 4-like: protein MQTKADYDKECKICTRPFTVFRWRPGRDARYKKTEICQTCSKLKNVCQVCLLDLEYGLPVQVRDIALSINSNDSIPKSDVNREYFAEEHDRKARAGIDYESSYGKARPNDTILKLQRTTPYYKRNRAHVCSFYIRGECTRGSECPYRHEMPETGELSQQNIKDRYYGYG, encoded by the exons ATGCAGACGAAAGCTGATTATGATAAAGAATGCAAAATATGCACGCGCCCATTTACAGTTTTCAGGTGGAGGCCTGGACGTGATGCTAGATATAAGAAAACAGAGATTTGCCAGACATGTAGTAAGTTAAAAAATGTATGTCAAGTTTGCCTTTTGGACCTTGAATATGGCTTACCGGTTCAGGTTCGGGATATCGCCCTATCTATCAACTCCAATGATTCTATTCCGAAGAGCGATGTGAATAGGGAATATTTTGCTGAGGAGCATGATCGGAAG GCTAGAGCTGGTATTGATTATGAGTCTTCATATGGAAAGGCACGGCCAAACGATACTATTCTGAAGCTTCAACGAACTACGCCGTATTACAAGAGGAACCGTGCACATGTTTGTAGTTTTTATATTAGGGGTGAATGCACCAGAGGTTCTGAATGCCCTTACAGACATGAGATGCCTGAAACTGGAGAGTTGTCCCAGCAAAATATAAAGGATCGTTATTACGGGTATGGTTga